The DNA region ccttccactttttatgcctttttgacagcgattattttatttaagaaatgcgaaACTATCAAATGCatgcaatttttgaattgtctcattctcttttatttcctctaaaaaATGAAGCATATCGAAAATACTTTCCCTTCtttttacataacattaatGCTTCACGAGTCTGCCTTCGCATGTTTAAGTGTAACTAAACTGATTCATTAGCTATTTTTAGTAACTGCTAGTTAATATGTTAGTTATACTTGATTTTAAATACGTCATTTCTATTAACGCTTAGCTACAGCCATAGGGCCATTTTCATTGCATCCATTGTCTCGAGAAAATTTGTACCCGTCAAATTCGAAGAATTAGATGCGTTTGAGCCGTGTTACTattctaaattaatgttaaaagtagttgccaagaatcgctacaaactactgtttttttatgtatcgcactatacttttaaaaaagacactactctttaaaatatatacactaCTCTATACACACTATACactactcttttaaaaaaaagtagcgcaCAACGACAAAGTAGCGACTACTgtagtttcactacttgtagAGCGCTAATTCCTACCACTGATCTTAACCATACAGTACGATAAATTCAACAGAGTTCTTTTTCTCCATGTTTAAGACTCTggtttagtttattaatattcaagtaGTTTgtcatattattttgattttattgtcgggaataggaaaaaaattttaagttattatttattacccaCTAACTGAGTATCTATATCTTAATGCagggtgaaaaaaaagtaaacaataaatataagaatactGAACAACacactgtgggccagaagaccatgatctttggccaaaagtaaaaaattaatttttcaactaaaatatgtgtaggtagttttaatatatcccaaattaagtattcatatcattccaaatattataatttgctttttggaccgacgagagtagaatttgacgaaaaatatttttaaaatattgttttaaatgtaactttaaaatttttatttcaaaaatatatataggaatttccccttactgttacatttgtatcagagtaattagtgttaaattacagtgcaatttttgaatttgttggattggttaatactcttgacaaacttaaagtttatatcttatcatttgacattttacaatgtttgaatgatttcgaaaattagttccaaaaagttccacgaggtaattaacttttttttgttgtcttctttgatgtttcttctttcgaaaaaatctgccccattttgcccgtattgcaaaggtggactaaatataccgaaaaacaaaaattatatttttttttcatgttttcgcgttattttgtaatattacttcggaaatataatttgcttttcctttttaatataaagttacgaaaattattatactattttcattgctatatttaattatttaaacgtactatattatttttttattatagttcgCCATATTTCaaccgccattttgtttttttgggtatttttagtgtatttcaaaatttcaactatgaattcaatttacctacACATGAAAACTCctgaatacaaattttgaaacaaattttatcgaaatactaattttggccacgataccttggatgctggcccactgagCAACACTAGGAAATCGTGCACAAAATTGAAAGATACACATATACCAACACAATAATTAATATcaacaaaatgtaattatttttcaaaaagctaaaaaatttcttttttattattatattttccttcCCGAAGACTACATTTACCCAATGAAAAAACCCTCGACTTCGAAagattctgaaataaatatttcgtaattatagtaatctcaaaaataaatatttcgtaattacaattttttctaaaattaataccTAAGGATTATTTATACACGTAAAATTGgatatcaaaaaatgaaaacttttacgTAATAATAATGCAGAGTTCGCCCTAAGCATTCGCCCCCCTCTCAccaaatgagataaaattttaaattttgcgaataaaattatgttttggcGAAAGTATTGGCGAATGATCTTTGCCActgaacagaaaaatatatatttaactatatcCTCAAAATTATGtccaaatgaatttttctaaacaaatcggtattttttattctattacagtaatttttggtAGATGCGGCGCATAACCAATTATAATTCTttccaaataatataagaattctagcaaaatactataaaatagttttcaatgggaaaaaaattaatcataaaatattgttaagatttgcatttggcgaagactttcgaaaattgacgaatacttttgatatttggctaatttactggttaataattttaaatatttaaatcggaCCCTCGAAATGCATTTTTCGTCTGCATtcacgggttcgaatcccagtaaaggctggtcgatatgaattacGATCATATCGACCAGCACCGATACTCGCACCGATCGCAGTAATGACGTaaatatatcctcagtggtagacagatcatgggttagagctcCCTtgaccgtcaggctaaccgtgagaaattccaatacaataaaaaatttatcccaatacttgatccaagagttcccttgtcttccgggttgggttcaaaattacaagactacggagtgaaacattagtagttgtaaatccAAAATATTGGATCAGCTGATCAACGatggttatttaattaaaaaaaatttaaatttttcctaaaaaaaacgATGGCAGGCTTTAACATCTCTGTACCGGAGGTAAAATAACTGAGCTGAAAAAAAGGCAATATGATGTACATCTTTCACTCTTCAAACCCATGTTAGCTTATGTTTATCGAAAACTGAAATAGAACTGATTTCCTAAACGTTTTCACCGGCCGTAAGTTTCTTACGTCAGTCGCAAGCAACCGTCAAATCAAGTGGTAATAACGTCACAAGTGTTGGCACACACTCTCGATGGAAGGATGTGTTCTCCTTTCGGTCTCAGCACAAAATCCCTAAAATTAGATCTTTAGAGTGAATAGAATCGGGGAATAATGCTACAACTCTCTTCATTAAGATAGGGAAAACAATGTTCTCATATCTTTGATTTTAGAACATCATTTTTGATAGGAAAACAATCCTTTTGTAGCTTTGATTTAACGTTATTTCTgcaagaaatttgtttttcttgtatctttgatttaatattaatttcgatAGGAAAATAATGCTTTTGCAATTTATGTTCTACTATTATTTCGATGGGAAAACAATACTTTTGCATCTTTGACTTATTATAAGATCGATAGGGAAATAATGCTTTTGTAATCTGCGgtctaaatattatttcgatgaaaaaaaataatgcttttggATCTTTTATTTAGTATCGTTCCTATTGCAGCTTAAATCTAACCAGCGGAATTTTCAACGATAATGGATTTGATTGGATTAATGTATTAGTCTTCACTCTTCAAGACTGTTTGCTGATCGGAAATTAATCCAATATGGAAGATTATTCACCGCAGGAGTGTCGCGGTTATTTAATGACTTTGCAAAGCACTTTATTAGCGGAATGCCAGCAGGTAACGGAACGGAGTGAATTTTCTCGAGCCAATATTATGGACGTTGGATGTTCGTACGGAGCTACAACGGCTCAAATATCAGAGTATTGGCCCCACAACCGCGAAGTCTTGGGaattgattcaaataaaaacgCTATCAATTACGCGTTCACGTTCGTGGCTGATGAGAATATGGACTTCACGTACGCGAATATCGAGGACCAAAGTACTTTTGACCTGACGTGGGCTGCGAAATTTGATTGGATTTTCTCATCACAAGCTTTGTTCTTTGTGAGGGATCATGGAGCCGCCCTCAGAAATCTCATGTGGTGCATGAGACCTGGAGGAAAATGCTTTATCGCTGTTCCGGCTGCTAAACCAGCTGATTTTCATGTCGCAGCTAGAAAAGTATTAGCAGCTGATTGCTGGAAACAAGCTTTTGAAGTAAGtggctctttaaaattattcaattaaattattcaattaaatttttaaaaaagtgtttgaaGTAAGcagctctttaaaattattcaattaaatttttaaaaaaatgtgtttgaagTAAGTGactctttaaaatgattcaattaaatttttaagaaaaatgtttgaagtaagtgactctttaaaattactcaactaagttttaaaaaaaagtgtttgaagTAAGTGTctccttaaaattattcaattaaatttttaagaaaaatgtttgaagtaaGTGACTcttaaaaagtattcatttaaatttttaaaaaaaagtgtttgaagTAAGtgactctttaaaattattcgattaaattttaaagaaagtgttTGAAGCAAGTGACTCTTTAAAATTACtcaactaagtttaaaaaaaagtgtttgaagTAAGtggctctttaaaattattcaattaaattttggaaaaaagtgTTTGAAGTAAGtgtctctttaaaattattcaattaaatttttaagaaaaatgtttgaagtaaGTGACTcttaaaaagtattcatttaaattttaaagaaagtgttTGAAGTAAGTGAGTCTTTAAAATTACtcaactaagttttaaaaaaaagtgtttgaagTAAGtggctctttaaaattattcaattaaatttttaaaaaaatgtttgatgtaagtgattctatattaaattttaaatttaggaacacatccttcctttaaaaatattttctagtataGTATACATGAAAcgtaaaaatcataattttttttcctaaaatgtaaagaaaattcaTGTTTGATAGTTATGTTACtcttatcaataaaattgttttaaatatataacaattataTTGTCGTTTATGAGTTAATTAGcacaaaaattatgtattttttgttataaaatattttttcccctcatatTATTTTGGgtacttattcattttgttggtgtaagcactgaaaaaaaaaattcatcttttttctttaatttttgtttttaatttgaattaataaagaatttaaaaatcaaaaataaataaatagatacatAAAATTGCTGAATTTACTTGCGCCATTGAAATGGAAAAGTGCTTCATTTTACTCTTCGCTtctcattattaattttcctaaaattttgacttaaacTTTATATGATTTGAAAGAAAGATTGTAAGACTAAACTGAATACTTAATGATCTTCAAAGCATGTGCTATTCGAAcaactttaaaactaagaaaaatataaaacatagttTCAAgttcaaaactaataaaaataattttaattttgagcttgaaactatatttcatatttttcttaaatttaaacgtGTTGAAACCTTAATTTCCTATAATGAAGGTCAGCATTTAACGTAGCAATAtcctttattcaaaaaaaaaacctttttgttaaatttatagaatCCAAACACTTATAACAAGCaccaaaaatatgaaatagcaAATTGTAAGTCTGCAACATttgctttgaatttattttccttttttttccatttatactTTTACTGTCTGCAACAGGAAATTAGtctaaaaatggaaattttaacatgttgaaatataattaatgttcgACAAACTAAAATGATACAACGACCTTGCGTCGTTAATATTTTGTCGATCAATTTGCTTAACAACGTATTCAGCTACACTACAAAAGCTTAATGCACAGCGCTAAATTTGAAAGGTGTTCCATGattgaaaaagtttgaaagcccttgatttaaaatatagctaatttttctttctttcttttttttttggtggggGGGTGAAATAATAGTTACAAGACTTTTTGTAGTGGTTTGAATTCATCAAAACGATGGCTTTGTGAGAAAAAGCatcaaaagtctttttttttctttgttatcattattatcattaacttctttgaaattaaacaacaaaaaaaacgataatgaattggtaaataaaatttaaagatttaatgtagacattcgaaattaaaagaatcattttttttttaaaattcgtttattcattttgtgtttaaagtattttaatctttcattataccattattttgtattttcttataacataatttaaattacgacTATATTCCAccgttttagtaaaatttatattcatggaTAACTCAGAGGTATGTATCAGCTCAGAGTGTTCGAATGGCAAGGACACCTGCGTAGCTCAGCCGCTCACtactttatttaatcattatagtCTATAACGTTGCTTTGATGCAGAAAGTCTACTAAATCATTAGTTTCTTATTTAATCGCTAATCGACATTTTTACGAAAGCACATTTTATTAACACTATTAAATAGATGAGTTTGCGTgatttttttgtgcaattttaataaacgttctttttttcaatgattagGAAGATCTCGGGATTTTTATACCATTCTCGAGagaacaatattttcataaaacataaaGCGCAAGTCGAGacgtacactgagaaaaaaagtatagttaaaactaccagaatatggtaaaatttaccatatttctggctttatgggaacactaaaatttttacgGGAGCGCTTTATTAATGACTTTCAGTGAAATAAGCAACaaaacatggttttataatatgttataaaatttgaaaaatgtcataaaatttggtatttttttcatgatatctATTATGCTGATGGCTTTTTTTCGGTTAAATTagcttctcaatttttttattttttactcaatgtgtggtaatgagaactataattttgaaaaccagaattttcggtgaaccgttaccatatgaacggaaaaatttacaaataaatggtttaaatattatgtaattttgggtttttactttttacctaaaattatgttttactaGAAATATGATTACCATGCAGTACAGttatttaatcagaatttcctTACTCCGTGTACTACCAGTATTatgatttatgaaattaaaaaaaaattgaaagattgtTAACATTTCGTTTACCGCATTTctgttctgaaaataaatttgacccACAGGGAAAGATATGTgacctttttattaaataaacacagagaaaaaaacttaGGTAAAATTACCGTTTTTGTATGgttatgacatttctggtttaaaaaagaaataaataaatttttaaaaaaaaattaaaaaaatatgcggtatttaaaacatttattctgtAATGTTTTGTTCGTATGGTTACCACATATTAGTAAGGATacagaactgaaaagtaaatttaacttaatatatgATAATAAGTGGTTTTTATGCCGCGCGCAAAGacaattagataaaattacagtattttatcacatttgctACCAAACAGCAtgttaataaaaccatattttgttgtaaattttaccaaaagtcattaccaaagctcttccgtaaaaattacctagctttttgatgttcccataaTGCCAGAAGaactctaaattttatcatattctggtagttttgaccatacttttgcTTTCAGTGATAATAcgaaatagcatttaaaaaatgtaatgacgacatattgaatacaaaaatatttattcgaattaGTGTAAATATACAATTAGTTTATGTTGCAAGCAGTGGCGCACAGAGGGGGGGGGATAAATAGGGCAAGGGCCCTAGGCACCCAGCCTTCGGGGCATGCATTCGATGACTAATGGCAGTAAAACTATACCACgattatttttaagtcattaaaattttaactttaaaattttaacatataaatataataataagattttagagtgaatattatttactctttaagaaaaaacttatgtaaacttgttggaaataataaattctctACCACAGAATTTTTTAACCTTACAGGTTTTTCGATTATAGATTACAAGGTTTacgagagatttttttttcatgattaataattatatttgtatccaatcaataatccataatttatttaacacttagattgcttatacaaaattatttacgtaaaatgccaatgaaaaaagtagcaagaaaaattcaataacaatatagtaaataaattatgaaaagaatatacATTTACGAAAAATTCTATTAGCATTTCTCATCGTGcttttcagttcaaaataaaatactgtccgaagacggttataaaataaaaaatatctgtcattcatcaaagttaaaaaaattgtgaacttTGTGCtgtatctaaaaacaaaataatgttttaaaaaaatagtaccgCATAAACAGATGTACTATAGTTTTTGttggataatttaaaagtttacacCCTTACCAAAACATCGAATAGAGTTCTGTGTTTGAATCCCAAGcgaaaaaattccaattttcgcatatgaaattatatgatgcgtttgaattaaataaataaatttgtgtatcgaatcatattttcatatgaattaagatcggataatataaaaatagcaagTTTCATTATGTGCCTAAAATTTAGCATTACGTACACATAAACATTTATACATGTTGAACAATATTGGTTCATGATGTCCCTGATTCAAACGTTGCAAAAGGTCGGTATCATAATTTTCTAGAGGCTATAGGCAATCGCAATTTGGGaccttttactttttattagtgTTTTCTTCctaattcttttcctttttgttaTTACGTATTTCCACGTTAACATTTCCAAACTTAAGAAATTAGcaataatatcaacaaaaaagtgTAGAAACTTTAGATTGACctagatttttttgttgttcctaTTCCTCTTCAAGGcctcagttattaaaaattaaaaagtaaaaaaaaatcactaagtgttttgaattcaattttttcataaaacaaataatatttcataattcatgaaataaaagccataattaaatatataatagaagATACTGAAGCTGTAAGATATTActcgattaaaaacttcattcgcgtcaaaaatatgcaaactgGAAACAACAGTCGACacgtttcaagcgctcaaaaataggcagctattttcaaaacttgccaGACTTTGATGAGAAGAAACAATAGtgattgaagagaaaaaaaagtttacttttgtttctcctcattcacgtctgacaagtcttgaaaaggggcacctatttttgagcgctttgccgactgttatttccagtttgtatatttttgaagttaatgaagtttttaatcaagtgaaagccatgattattaattttgagaaatgtcAATCAATTCATTAACAAGGTAAGAAAGATTATGCAATTAAACATTACtcataattattatgattttattattattattatttattatgattacttatttttattagagaCACCCctgtgtagtaaagtgactgatgcacgttaaatctgtcgagtcgcaaaaatCCTCCaggttcccataacaaatcaaaacctctggggttactggattggagatcgatcgttctctgattcaagtcaaaattacgatctgaggatgaatgaatggatatatgaatgggtccgccctataaacgggtgcgacgtatggtgtggcagaagtcgaattcttggccctAGATGGAGCcgctggaaaacaagaacaatcttaccccctctgcctaaacaggcatatgtcaacaacatttatttttattatgattgcaAATTCCATGTattaactcataaaatatttatttcagccCATCTCTGATTTGGTATCAGATATGACAGAAAACAATTGCAATAGGCTTTGGTTCCACCACCCCCATGCAGACAGAGTCTATTCAGCTCTCTTAGAACAGGTTGGATACCAAATTCTGCACACAAAGCTCTTCGACTTCCGTTACATTTTCTCCTCTGGTGATGAATACAAAGGTGAACAATTCATTCATGAAAACAGATACAATATAGCAGCAAAGTTTCAATGccaatataaaattcataacgtattataattctaatattgATGTAATGTAACATTTTTGTTCTCTGGCGGTGTAccgtgcgcaaaataaaaaaccgatcgtcacgttctgggactcaatcttaatggttcgaacgggtgatctcaaatatggtaattaattattgcagacgataatttaaattacgaaatcatgcacaaaaacgtactttccctgaataaacatacttttttcgaTATATTTGGATTTCTAACCCCCAAATTATAGGGGTTAGTAGCAATCTTGGAAATAGgttcccaatagtttggtcaagagagagatccaaagtttggatctcttaatgttaattttattttgttcatattttgctatatatcgagaactttttaactgagttgaaaattttttgcacaaattatgaaattcgttcgtccaaagataattccatgcaaaatgcaaatgtttgtaaatttgtattatttttcataattttattcagtaataatcgaaaaaaattttgaattataaggtatacaattttttcaatcatcggtcgaatagtttctgagaaatcgaattttaaaaaaatagtatgtttaaaattggatttctcaggaactattcgacagaTTTCTATCGAATTTTACATTTCGCCATTTGAAATTACGTACTGTAAAATGAcgcaaaaatttcataacttacaattcgaaattttttcgattCTTACTAAATtacgtaataaaaattaataaatatttactaaaattgattttttgcatggaattatatttgtacaaacgaagtttataactgttttgcaaaaatttttcaattcgcttaaaaagttctagagTTATAATGAAATACGCATGAAGACGAAGTAACATTAAGAGATCCAAACTTAGCACACCTCTCCAGACTAAACTATGGGGACCCTATTTCTCAAATTGAAACTACCCCCTATAtcttgggggtcagaaatccaaatccgtctaaaaaaagacatgtttattcagtgaaagtacgtttttgtgtctgattttgcatcttaaaattatcgtctgcgcttattgattagcatatttgaagtcaccctctcaaatcattaagattgaataaTAAGAACGtgaaatccgatcattagatcaaaatttattaagggaggtcagattatttatttacttttaatttttatttatttatttatttatttattccgcACTGTACACAACTTTTTGATAAGAATggaaatgaatataaagttaCGGTAATGAATATGAAGTTACGTAATgaatattaagataatttaaaggTGGCGAATTCATTTATGAAATCTTTCATAATACAAGAGAacttaattccaaaataaattcatacagtataataattctatattgtattttttcttcagataatGAATATAAGGGTAACGATTTCATTTATCAAACCTCACATAACATGGGAAAACttatttccaaattaaatttatactatGCAACAATTCTAatagtaatgaaatattattgtataGAACGTTTAACCTTCTGATAATCTTAAAGGTGGTgagttaatttatgaaatctttCATAATACAAGAGAacttaattccaaaataaattcatatagtATAATAActctaatattgtattttttcttcagcCGATGAATATAAAGGTAACGaattcatttatcaaattaCACATTACATgggaaaattatttccaaaataaatttataatatataacaattctaagtaatgaaatattattgtatataaCGTTTAACCGTCTGATAACCTTTAAAGTGCTGAAATGATTTATGAAAACCCACAATAAATAAGAAATCCTAATACCAAAAGAAATCATCTCCAATAATTActctaatttcaataaaatagtattGTATATTTTCACTTCTGGTGATGATTATATAGATAACAAATACATCTATGAAATTGGCCATaatattcgaaaatttaaatcccaaataaaattcttatcctaaaataattattaaatattaccgtatattatattttaacctcttgcaataaatataaaggtaacgaattcattaataaaataattaattatataataaatcttaatactaaaaaaggtaaaaattccttatattaataatatttcaagttttcatggaaatattataatacattacaTTTTCTCCCCTGACAATAAGAATATGAAGGATTCATAATTCATCCTTTACGCAAGAAagcttaatttcaaaataaaatccgtatcatatataatttattaatcgtatagaaatatgagaaaaacattttttatttaaacactttcataattttatcaaagatCTACAATTAAACAGTCTCTCTTAAATTTCTCAAGCAAGCTGAgcataaactaatttaattgaaattccatattaatttctaaaatgactcttcgttattttattcaatttttaaatatttataacccAATTTCATAACGAGTATAAAGTTCTGAACTAAttagatatgaaaaaaatttaaaactagagAGCTagctattttattcttttacttcaatttatagtaaacttttttaagacCCCTTATACTTAAATCAAGCTTTAAACAATACTAAATTCCTACCTTAATATTTcctatttgttataaatttatattcttctaataatatattgtttactatatacataattgaatatttattttacttttttaacaaaaatattttaataaaaagataaaccTTTTTTTGGTACAAAAATGTTGCATGTTACCAAATCAATTTATATAGAACATTATTCtgctacaaaataatttatattaagaacTATGgtgatttaatataatatgtacTAGTGGCCTAAGCCCCTGTTCGCTGACACACCAGCACCCAAAAATTGCTATGTAACCTCATATGGTTCACTTTGCAAACCTAGTTCGATTCGCTCGCTACTTAGTTAAAtccatttaaaatgtattctagCATAGAATCTTAAGTATTTAAATCAATGttcaaatctttaaaactaattcttctataaaaaaaattatatatttcagtcgataataagttatttaaataaaaaatttaattgaaataaatgacttGCTATTAAAAATTCACTACTTCGTTCAAAACAGACttataactttcaaaacttCAAGATATCACTATTAAGCCANatttcgcgttacccagtgggcacctgtgaaccaaagtcacggaggcgagcaacatcgcccacgccacactgccacaaacccgtttatagggtgggccacacattcacacatcattcacacacacaacagaggacagcacaaagagagagagaaacatccatgcctagagcgggattcgaacccgcagcctatggcttcgcagtcaggcacgctaaccgctctgCCACCTGGCCGGCAATCCTCAAAACTAATtcctctgtaaaaaaaattacaattatcagtcgataataaattatttaaataaaaaattttattgaaataaatgactCGCTATTAAAAATTCACTACTTTGTTCAAAACAGAGttataactttcaaaacttCAAGATATCATTATtaagctattattattattataattattattgttgtaattattataattattctaattattattattataactatta from Parasteatoda tepidariorum isolate YZ-2023 chromosome 2, CAS_Ptep_4.0, whole genome shotgun sequence includes:
- the LOC107441585 gene encoding juvenile hormone acid O-methyltransferase, which encodes MEDYSPQECRGYLMTLQSTLLAECQQVTERSEFSRANIMDVGCSYGATTAQISEYWPHNREVLGIDSNKNAINYAFTFVADENMDFTYANIEDQSTFDLTWAAKFDWIFSSQALFFVRDHGAALRNLMWCMRPGGKCFIAVPAAKPADFHVAARKVLAADCWKQAFEPISDLVSDMTENNCNRLWFHHPHADRVYSALLEQVGYQILHTKLFDFRYIFSSGDEYKACLRSLIRKPLQYVPTEKSESFLKEFQKTAMKKAKKTPGGSVIWNLKYVLVLAKRPEQ